One Mixta gaviniae genomic window carries:
- the recB gene encoding exodeoxyribonuclease V subunit beta: MEASAGTGKTFTIGILYLRLLLGLGQSHAFHRPLSVEEILVVTFTEAATAELRGRIRQNIHELRLACVRGSSSNPVLTALLQEIPDPTDAAALLLAAERQMDEAAIFTIHGFCQRMLNLNAFESGMLFDQQLIEDESALRRQAAADFWRRHCYPLPLTIAKVIAQEWTGPEQLLSTLTPWLHGESPALKYAPDGEETLAQRHEKIVARIEALKAQWRAAAPELRELIEKSGVDKRSYSSKHLPNWLDNIAVWAAEETQGYTVPKDLTRFRQSVLREKTKKGEPPRHALFDAVDAFLAEPLSLRDLVIARALEEIRLATRREKKLRALLGFDDLLSRLDEALHQPGGEMLAGAIRARYPVALIDEFQDTDPQQYRIFRRLYVGQPENALLLIGDPKQAIYAFRGADIFTYMRARGEVSAHYTLDTNWRSSPAMVASVNQLFSRLENPFLFSQIPFIEVNAAPPNETRAFYLDGTTQPALRFWLQSGEGVGVSEYQQWMANQCAAEILHWLQAGLRGEARVGKKGDLRPVSAADITVLVRSRSEAAVMREALNALNIPSVYLSNRDSVFTTPEARELLWLLQAVLAPELERTLRSALATSILGLDAATIDAMSQDEDRWDALVDEFAAYRQRWQQRGVLPMLRELMKQRHIAENLLASESGERRLTDLLHLGELLQEAAAQLDSEHALVRWLAQQVAQPNHQAASQQLRLESDRHLVQIVTIHKSKGLEYPLVWLPFAANYREAAQGLYHDRQTFQALLDLSDDEESLALAEQERLAEDLRLLYVALTRSVYHCSIGIAPLIKGNRKKEGNSDLHKSAVGYLIQRGEAMNASGLHEALHALSNEAVAVTMPEAAAEGRWQPEGEQMPELASPAISRPLQDHWRVTSYSGLQQHGPSVALDLAPRFDIDAAGETAEVVAPALTPHAFPRGASPGTFLHGLFETLDFSQPPDEAWLAEQLQLAGFGEQWLPMLADWIQRVLQTPLHQNGVSLAQLTPGHYLVELEFWLPMHQLLTAPALDAVMRQHDPLSARAPELNFQQVRGMLKGFIDLVFCWQGKYYLLDYKSNWLGEESSAYTPQAMAEAMIGHRYDLQYQLYTLALHRYLRHRVADYDYERHFGGVFYLFLRGMDGSASENGVFYHRPPIDFVRALDSLFTGDQVESK, encoded by the coding sequence ATCGAGGCGTCAGCGGGAACCGGCAAAACCTTTACCATCGGCATACTCTATCTGAGGCTGTTGCTCGGCCTCGGGCAGAGCCACGCCTTCCACCGGCCGCTGTCGGTGGAAGAGATTCTGGTCGTAACCTTTACCGAGGCGGCGACTGCCGAGCTGCGCGGCCGTATCCGGCAGAACATCCATGAGCTGCGGCTGGCCTGCGTGCGCGGCAGCAGCAGCAATCCGGTGCTAACGGCGCTGCTGCAGGAGATCCCGGATCCTACCGACGCCGCGGCGCTGCTGCTGGCGGCCGAACGCCAGATGGACGAGGCGGCGATCTTTACCATCCATGGCTTCTGCCAGCGCATGCTTAACCTCAACGCCTTTGAGTCCGGCATGCTGTTTGATCAGCAGCTGATTGAAGATGAATCGGCGCTGCGCCGGCAGGCCGCCGCCGACTTCTGGCGCCGCCACTGCTATCCGCTGCCGCTGACCATCGCAAAGGTTATCGCCCAGGAGTGGACCGGGCCGGAGCAGCTGCTCTCTACCCTGACGCCCTGGCTGCATGGCGAGTCGCCGGCGCTGAAATATGCGCCCGACGGCGAAGAGACGCTGGCGCAGCGCCATGAAAAAATCGTCGCGCGCATTGAGGCGCTGAAGGCGCAGTGGCGCGCCGCCGCGCCTGAGCTGCGCGAGCTGATTGAAAAATCGGGCGTAGATAAGCGCAGCTACAGCAGCAAGCACTTACCTAACTGGCTGGATAATATCGCGGTCTGGGCAGCGGAAGAGACGCAGGGCTATACGGTGCCGAAGGATCTGACGCGCTTTCGCCAGAGCGTGCTGCGGGAAAAAACCAAAAAAGGCGAGCCGCCGCGTCATGCGCTGTTCGACGCCGTCGACGCCTTCCTGGCCGAGCCGCTGTCGCTGCGCGATCTGGTGATCGCCCGCGCGCTGGAAGAGATTCGCCTGGCGACGCGTCGGGAGAAAAAGCTGCGCGCGCTGCTCGGCTTTGACGATCTGCTCAGCCGTCTCGACGAGGCGCTGCATCAGCCCGGCGGCGAGATGCTCGCCGGGGCGATCCGCGCGCGCTATCCGGTGGCGCTCATTGATGAGTTCCAGGATACCGACCCGCAGCAGTACCGTATTTTCCGTCGCCTCTATGTTGGCCAGCCGGAGAACGCGCTGCTGCTGATCGGCGATCCCAAACAGGCGATTTACGCCTTTCGCGGCGCCGATATTTTCACCTATATGCGCGCCCGTGGGGAAGTCAGCGCCCACTATACGCTGGATACTAACTGGCGCTCGTCGCCGGCCATGGTCGCCAGCGTTAACCAGCTCTTCTCCCGGCTGGAGAATCCTTTTCTTTTCAGCCAAATCCCCTTTATCGAGGTGAACGCCGCGCCACCTAACGAAACGCGCGCCTTTTATCTCGACGGCACGACGCAGCCGGCGCTGCGCTTCTGGCTACAGTCCGGCGAGGGCGTCGGGGTAAGCGAGTATCAGCAATGGATGGCGAACCAGTGCGCCGCGGAGATCCTGCACTGGCTGCAGGCCGGGCTGCGCGGCGAGGCGCGCGTGGGCAAGAAGGGCGATCTGCGCCCGGTCAGCGCCGCCGACATTACCGTGCTGGTGCGCAGCCGCAGCGAGGCGGCGGTAATGCGCGAAGCGCTGAACGCACTGAATATTCCTTCGGTCTACCTTTCCAACCGCGACAGTGTCTTTACCACGCCGGAAGCGCGCGAGCTGCTCTGGCTGCTGCAGGCGGTACTGGCGCCGGAGCTGGAGCGCACGCTGCGCAGCGCGCTGGCGACCAGCATTCTCGGGCTGGACGCCGCCACCATCGACGCCATGAGCCAGGATGAAGATCGCTGGGACGCGCTGGTGGATGAGTTCGCCGCCTATCGCCAGCGCTGGCAGCAGCGCGGCGTGCTGCCGATGCTGCGTGAGCTGATGAAGCAGCGCCATATCGCCGAAAACCTGCTGGCCTCGGAAAGCGGCGAACGACGGCTGACCGATCTGCTGCATCTCGGCGAACTGTTGCAGGAGGCGGCCGCGCAGCTCGACAGCGAACATGCGCTGGTGCGCTGGCTGGCGCAGCAGGTGGCGCAGCCCAATCATCAGGCCGCCAGCCAGCAGCTGCGTCTGGAGAGCGATCGTCATCTGGTACAGATCGTTACCATCCATAAATCAAAAGGGCTGGAGTATCCGCTGGTATGGCTGCCATTCGCGGCGAACTACCGTGAGGCGGCGCAGGGGCTTTATCACGATCGGCAAACCTTTCAGGCGCTGCTGGATCTCAGCGACGACGAGGAGAGCCTGGCGCTGGCAGAGCAGGAGCGGCTGGCGGAGGATTTGCGTCTGCTTTATGTCGCTCTGACCCGTTCTGTCTACCACTGCAGCATCGGCATCGCGCCCTTGATCAAGGGCAACCGCAAGAAAGAGGGCAACAGCGACCTGCATAAAAGTGCGGTCGGCTACCTGATCCAGCGCGGCGAGGCGATGAATGCCAGCGGTCTGCATGAAGCGCTGCATGCCCTGAGCAACGAGGCGGTAGCGGTGACCATGCCGGAAGCGGCGGCGGAAGGGCGCTGGCAGCCGGAAGGCGAACAGATGCCGGAACTGGCAAGCCCGGCGATCTCCCGTCCGTTGCAGGATCACTGGCGCGTCACCAGCTATTCCGGCCTGCAGCAACACGGGCCGTCGGTGGCGCTCGATCTGGCTCCGCGCTTCGATATCGACGCCGCCGGTGAAACGGCGGAGGTCGTTGCGCCCGCGTTGACGCCGCACGCCTTCCCGCGCGGCGCGTCGCCAGGCACCTTCCTGCACGGCCTGTTTGAAACGCTCGATTTTAGCCAGCCGCCGGATGAGGCGTGGCTGGCGGAACAGCTGCAGCTGGCGGGCTTCGGCGAGCAGTGGTTGCCGATGCTCGCCGACTGGATCCAGCGCGTGCTGCAGACGCCGCTGCACCAGAATGGGGTGAGCCTGGCGCAGCTGACGCCGGGGCACTATCTGGTGGAGCTGGAGTTCTGGCTGCCGATGCATCAGCTGCTGACCGCGCCGGCGCTCGATGCGGTGATGCGCCAGCACGACCCGCTCTCAGCGCGCGCGCCGGAGCTGAATTTCCAGCAGGTGCGCGGCATGCTCAAAGGCTTTATCGACCTGGTTTTCTGCTGGCAGGGCAAATATTATCTGCTGGATTACAAATCGAACTGGCTGGGCGAAGAGAGCAGCGCCTATACGCCGCAGGCGATGGCGGAGGCGATGATCGGCCACCGTTACGATCTGCAGTATCAGCTCTATACGCTGGCGCTGCATCGCTATTTGCGTCATCGTGTAGCGGACTACGATTATGAGCGTCACTTCGGCGGCGTGTTCTATCTGTTTTTACGTGGGATGGACGGCAGCGCCAGCGAAAACGGCGTGTTTTATCACCGTCCCCCTATCGATTTTGTCAGGGCGCTGGATAGCCTGTTTACCGGAGACCAGGTGGAATCGAAATGA
- the ptrA gene encoding pitrilysin: MRKYAVWTASLLLIFTVFGQAARAEQGWQPIDQTINKSDKDPRQYQAIRLDNAMTVLLVSDPQATKSLAALTLPIGSLDDPNQQLGLAHYLEHMVLMGSKRYPQPDNLAEFLKKHGGSHNASTASYRTAYYLEVENDALAPAVDRLADAIAEPLLDAGNADRERHAVNAEMTMARSRDGHRMAQVGAETLNPAHPAARFSGGNLETLRDKPGSKLHDALRAFYQQHYSANLMKAVIYSNKPLPELAAIAAQTFGRVQNREASVPAINVPVVTDQQKGIIIHYVPAQPRKQLRVEFRIDNNSDRFRSKTDTLIGYLIGNRSKDTLSDWLQSQGLADSIDAGADPMIVRNGGIFAINVSLTDKGLAQRDRVVAAIFSYLDMLRQKGIDKRYFDEMAHVLNLDYRYPSITRDMDYIEWLVDTMLRVPVAHTLDAPYLADRYDPAEIRARLDSMTPQNARIWYISPDEPHNKTAYFVDAPYQVDKIGADLFTRWQQSAAGIALALPTLNPYIPDDFSLIPTPDKSLTHPQQLVNEPGLRVFYMPSRYYASEPKANIMLALRNKAAMNSARNQVLFALNDYLAGVALDELSSQASVGGISFSTSENDGVAISASGFTQHLPKLLTTLLHGYASYTPTEDLLTQAKSWYQERLDAADKGKAFEQAIQPVQMLSQLPYTERSERRKLLASITLQELIDYRRMMLEQATPEMLVVGNMTPQAVESLARAVKQQLNCQGESWWHSEYVAIEQPLRANLQKAGSSSDSALAAVYVPTGYSEYQSIANSVLLSQIIQPWFYNQLRTQEQLGYAVFTFQIPVGRQWGIGFLLQSNSKQPALLLKRYEAFYPEAERRLRAMSQQDFAQYQAALINELQQRPQTLDEEAGRYSKDFDRENYAFDTRDKVIEQIKTLTPQSLADYYHRAVIAKQGMAMLSQISGGQHGKADYASPQGWKTWPNVSSLQQSLPVTSEKK; encoded by the coding sequence ATGCGAAAGTACGCTGTCTGGACAGCCAGTTTATTACTGATTTTCACCGTTTTTGGTCAGGCCGCTCGCGCGGAGCAGGGCTGGCAGCCTATCGACCAGACCATCAATAAAAGCGATAAAGATCCCCGTCAGTATCAGGCTATCCGCCTGGATAACGCCATGACGGTCTTACTGGTTTCTGACCCGCAGGCGACAAAATCGCTGGCGGCGCTGACCCTGCCGATTGGCTCGCTGGACGATCCGAATCAGCAGTTGGGGCTGGCGCACTACCTTGAGCATATGGTGCTGATGGGGTCGAAGCGCTATCCGCAGCCTGACAATCTGGCCGAGTTCCTGAAAAAGCACGGCGGCAGCCATAACGCCAGCACTGCGTCCTACCGCACCGCCTACTATCTGGAAGTGGAAAACGATGCGCTGGCGCCGGCGGTCGATCGGCTGGCGGACGCGATAGCGGAGCCGCTGCTTGATGCGGGCAACGCCGACCGCGAACGGCATGCGGTCAACGCCGAGATGACCATGGCACGCTCGCGCGACGGACACCGTATGGCGCAGGTGGGGGCCGAAACGCTGAACCCGGCCCATCCGGCCGCGCGTTTCTCCGGCGGCAACCTGGAAACGCTGCGCGACAAGCCGGGCAGCAAGCTGCACGATGCGCTGCGCGCATTTTATCAGCAGCACTACTCCGCCAACCTGATGAAGGCGGTAATCTATAGCAACAAGCCGCTGCCTGAGCTGGCGGCCATCGCGGCACAGACCTTCGGCCGCGTGCAAAACCGCGAGGCCAGCGTGCCGGCGATCAACGTGCCGGTGGTAACCGACCAGCAGAAAGGGATCATCATCCACTACGTGCCGGCGCAGCCGCGTAAGCAGCTGCGCGTCGAATTCCGCATCGATAACAATAGCGACCGCTTCCGCAGCAAAACCGACACCCTGATCGGCTACCTGATCGGCAACCGCAGCAAAGATACGCTCTCCGACTGGCTGCAAAGCCAGGGGCTGGCCGACTCTATCGATGCAGGCGCCGATCCGATGATCGTGCGTAACGGCGGCATCTTCGCCATCAATGTGTCGCTGACGGACAAAGGCCTGGCCCAGCGCGATCGGGTGGTGGCGGCCATCTTCAGCTACCTCGATATGCTGCGCCAGAAGGGCATCGACAAGCGCTATTTTGATGAAATGGCCCACGTGCTGAATCTGGATTACCGCTACCCCTCGATCACGCGTGATATGGATTATATCGAATGGCTGGTGGATACCATGCTGCGCGTGCCGGTAGCGCATACGCTGGATGCCCCCTATCTCGCCGATCGCTACGATCCGGCGGAGATCCGCGCGCGTCTTGACAGCATGACGCCGCAGAATGCCCGTATCTGGTATATCAGCCCGGACGAGCCGCATAACAAAACCGCTTACTTCGTCGATGCGCCTTATCAGGTAGATAAGATCGGCGCCGATCTGTTTACACGCTGGCAGCAGAGCGCGGCGGGCATCGCGCTGGCGCTGCCGACGCTGAATCCCTATATTCCCGACGATTTCAGCCTGATCCCGACGCCGGATAAATCGCTAACCCATCCGCAGCAGCTGGTGAACGAGCCGGGCCTGCGCGTCTTTTATATGCCGAGCCGCTACTACGCCAGCGAGCCGAAGGCCAATATTATGCTGGCGCTGCGCAACAAGGCGGCGATGAACAGCGCGCGTAATCAGGTGCTGTTCGCCCTGAACGATTATCTGGCGGGCGTGGCGCTGGACGAGCTTAGCTCGCAGGCGTCGGTGGGCGGCATCAGCTTCTCCACCAGCGAAAACGACGGCGTAGCGATTTCCGCCAGCGGCTTTACCCAGCATCTGCCTAAATTGCTGACTACGCTGCTGCACGGCTACGCCAGCTACACCCCGACGGAAGATCTGCTGACGCAGGCGAAATCCTGGTATCAAGAGCGTCTGGACGCGGCGGATAAGGGCAAAGCCTTTGAGCAGGCGATCCAGCCGGTGCAGATGCTGTCGCAGCTGCCCTATACCGAGCGTAGCGAGCGGCGTAAACTGCTGGCCTCCATCACGCTGCAGGAGTTGATCGACTATCGCCGCATGATGCTGGAGCAGGCGACGCCGGAGATGCTGGTGGTAGGCAATATGACGCCGCAGGCGGTAGAATCGCTGGCGCGCGCGGTGAAACAGCAGCTGAACTGTCAGGGCGAAAGCTGGTGGCACAGCGAATATGTCGCCATCGAACAGCCATTGCGCGCCAACCTGCAAAAGGCGGGCAGCAGTAGCGATTCGGCGCTGGCGGCGGTTTACGTGCCGACCGGCTACAGCGAATACCAGAGCATCGCCAACAGTGTGCTGCTGAGCCAGATTATTCAGCCGTGGTTCTATAACCAACTGCGCACGCAGGAGCAGCTGGGCTACGCCGTGTTCACCTTCCAGATCCCGGTTGGTCGTCAGTGGGGCATTGGCTTTCTGCTGCAAAGTAACAGCAAGCAGCCGGCGCTGCTGCTGAAGCGCTACGAAGCCTTTTATCCGGAGGCGGAGCGCCGCCTGCGCGCCATGAGCCAGCAGGATTTCGCCCAGTATCAGGCAGCGCTGATCAATGAGCTGCAGCAGCGTCCGCAAACGCTGGATGAAGAGGCGGGGCGCTACAGCAAAGACTTCGACCGGGAAAACTACGCCTTTGATACGCGTGACAAGGTCATTGAACAAATTAAAACGCTGACGCCGCAAAGCCTGGCAGACTATTACCACCGGGCGGTGATTGCTAAACAGGGTATGGCTATGCTGTCGCAGATTTCTGGCGGCCAGCATGGCAAAGCTGACTACGCATCGCCGCAGGGATGGAAAACCTGGCCGAACGTCAGCAGCCTGCAGCAGTCGCTGCCGGTGACAAGCGAGAAAAAATGA
- the recC gene encoding exodeoxyribonuclease V subunit gamma, giving the protein MFTVYHSNQLDILKSLAAYLIENEPLRDPFQSEVVLVQSPGMAQWLQMQLAQQFGIAANIAFPLPATFIWDMFVRVLPGIPKESAFNKSSMSWKLMTLLPNLLREEAFRPLQHYLNDDDDKRKLFQLASRVADLYDQYLVYRPEWLNSWQQGKTLDGLGEAQQWQAPLWARLVEYTRELGQPEWHRANLYARFIQKLESSDVRPAGLPDRVFICGISALPPVYLQALQALGKHIDIHLLFTNPCRHYWGDIQDYAFLAKLQSRRRRHHQQQQEIALFRDPEEASALFNAEGEQQLTNPLLASWGKLGRDNLYLLAQMEAREIDAFVEVPDDTLLQAMQHDLLELEDNAVIGLSAEELNSSHKKRPLDPQDRSVVVHVCHSPQREVEVLQDQLLAMMEADASLTPRDIIVMVADIDAYTPYIQAVFGNAPAERYLPFAISDRRASFAHPAIMAFINLLGLPESRFACEEVLALLEVPALAARFAIDEEGLRRLRLWVEESGIRWGLDDDNVRELELPPTGQHTWRFGITRMLLGYAMESEHGHWDGILPYDESSGLIAELAGNLAELLMQLNHWRQILARPRALNDWQPLCREMLQAFFAADVNTDAALMLIEEQWQQVMAYGLQARYDDAVPAALLRDELAARLDQQRISQRFLAGPVNFCTLMPMRSVPFRVVCLLGMNDGVYPRTLPPLGFDLMAQQPQKGDRSRRDDDRFLFLEALLSAQQRLYISYIGRSIQDNTERYPSVLVTELVDYIAQSFHLPGDEALDVDSSARRVLDHLHCLHSRMPFDPQNFAPQSEYRSFAHEWLPAARGSGEPHPPFMQPLPPLALNELSFEQLLRFWRHPVRAFFTLRLGVSFALEQTELPDAEPFVLDALDRYQINAQLLNALIDEEDTQRLFHHHRAAGVLPYGAFGELFWQTQQEEMAPLAEQVRELRAESRSLEIDLTIAGVRLNGWLPQVQESGLLRWRPGVLNFTDGLALWLEHLAWCAMGGQGQSRMLGRKESRWCFDAIDPAQAQSWLTRYVEGYRDGICSPLLLLPKTGGAWLEASYDAKNDIMLMDEATQAKARAKLLTAWQGNYQLEGEGSDPYLQRLFRTLEATHLDIICAAAEQWLLPLLRFNRDDTQKDEA; this is encoded by the coding sequence ATGTTTACGGTTTATCACTCCAACCAGCTCGATATTCTGAAGTCGCTGGCGGCGTATCTGATTGAAAACGAACCGTTACGCGATCCTTTCCAGTCTGAAGTGGTGCTGGTGCAAAGCCCCGGCATGGCGCAGTGGCTGCAGATGCAGCTGGCGCAGCAGTTCGGCATCGCCGCCAATATCGCTTTTCCACTGCCCGCCACCTTTATCTGGGATATGTTTGTGCGCGTGCTGCCCGGCATTCCCAAAGAGAGCGCTTTTAACAAATCCAGCATGAGCTGGAAACTGATGACGCTGCTGCCGAATCTGCTGCGCGAAGAGGCGTTTCGCCCGCTGCAGCACTATCTCAACGACGACGACGATAAGCGCAAGCTGTTCCAGCTCGCCTCGCGCGTCGCCGATCTTTATGACCAGTATCTGGTTTACCGTCCTGAATGGCTCAACAGCTGGCAGCAGGGCAAAACCCTCGACGGCCTGGGCGAAGCGCAGCAGTGGCAGGCGCCGCTCTGGGCGAGGCTGGTGGAATATACGCGCGAGCTGGGCCAGCCGGAGTGGCACCGCGCCAACCTCTATGCCCGCTTTATCCAGAAGCTGGAAAGCAGCGACGTGCGCCCGGCCGGGCTGCCCGATCGCGTCTTTATCTGCGGTATCTCGGCGCTGCCGCCGGTCTATCTGCAGGCGCTGCAGGCGTTGGGCAAGCATATCGATATTCATCTGCTGTTCACCAACCCTTGCCGCCACTACTGGGGCGATATTCAGGACTACGCCTTTCTGGCGAAGCTGCAGAGCCGCCGCCGCCGTCACCATCAGCAGCAGCAGGAGATCGCGCTGTTCCGCGATCCGGAAGAGGCCTCCGCGCTGTTTAACGCCGAGGGCGAACAGCAGCTGACCAATCCGCTGCTCGCCTCCTGGGGCAAGCTGGGACGCGACAACCTCTATCTGTTGGCGCAGATGGAGGCGCGCGAAATCGATGCCTTTGTCGAGGTGCCGGACGATACGCTGCTGCAGGCGATGCAGCACGATCTGCTGGAGCTGGAGGACAACGCGGTGATCGGCCTTAGCGCCGAGGAGCTGAACAGCAGCCATAAAAAACGGCCGCTCGATCCGCAGGATCGTTCGGTGGTGGTGCATGTCTGCCACAGCCCGCAGCGCGAAGTGGAGGTGCTGCAGGATCAGCTGCTGGCGATGATGGAGGCGGATGCATCGCTGACGCCGCGCGATATTATCGTCATGGTGGCCGATATCGACGCCTACACCCCCTATATTCAGGCGGTGTTCGGCAACGCGCCGGCGGAACGTTATCTGCCTTTCGCCATTTCAGATCGGCGCGCCAGCTTTGCCCATCCGGCGATTATGGCCTTTATTAACCTGCTGGGCCTGCCGGAGAGCCGCTTCGCCTGCGAAGAGGTGCTGGCGCTGCTGGAAGTGCCGGCGCTGGCGGCCCGCTTCGCCATCGATGAAGAGGGGCTGCGTCGCCTGCGGCTGTGGGTGGAAGAATCGGGCATTCGCTGGGGGCTGGATGATGACAACGTGCGCGAGCTGGAGCTGCCGCCAACCGGGCAGCACACCTGGCGTTTCGGCATCACCCGTATGCTGCTTGGCTATGCGATGGAGAGCGAGCATGGCCACTGGGACGGCATCCTGCCTTACGATGAGTCCAGCGGCCTGATCGCCGAGCTGGCCGGCAACCTGGCGGAGCTGCTGATGCAGCTTAACCACTGGCGTCAGATACTGGCGCGCCCGCGCGCGCTCAACGACTGGCAGCCGCTCTGCCGCGAGATGCTGCAGGCGTTTTTCGCTGCCGACGTGAATACCGACGCCGCGCTGATGCTGATTGAAGAGCAGTGGCAGCAGGTAATGGCCTACGGCCTGCAGGCGCGCTACGACGACGCTGTGCCGGCGGCGCTGCTGCGCGATGAACTGGCCGCCCGTCTCGATCAGCAGCGTATCAGCCAGCGCTTTCTGGCGGGGCCGGTCAACTTCTGCACCCTGATGCCGATGCGCTCGGTGCCGTTCCGCGTGGTCTGCCTGCTGGGCATGAACGACGGCGTTTACCCGCGCACGCTGCCGCCGCTGGGCTTCGACCTGATGGCGCAGCAGCCGCAAAAAGGGGACCGCAGCCGCCGCGACGATGACCGTTTCCTGTTTCTCGAAGCGCTGCTGTCGGCACAGCAGCGCCTCTATATCAGCTATATCGGCCGCTCAATTCAGGACAATACGGAACGATATCCTTCGGTGCTGGTCACTGAACTGGTGGATTACATCGCGCAGAGTTTTCATCTGCCCGGCGACGAAGCGCTGGATGTCGACAGCAGCGCGCGGCGCGTGCTGGATCATCTGCACTGTCTGCACAGCCGGATGCCCTTCGATCCGCAAAACTTCGCGCCGCAGTCGGAATACCGCAGCTTCGCCCATGAGTGGCTGCCGGCGGCGCGCGGCAGCGGCGAGCCGCATCCGCCGTTTATGCAACCGCTGCCGCCGCTGGCGCTTAACGAACTGAGCTTTGAACAGCTGCTGCGCTTCTGGCGTCATCCGGTACGCGCCTTTTTCACCCTGCGTCTCGGCGTCAGCTTCGCGCTGGAGCAGACAGAGTTGCCGGATGCGGAGCCTTTCGTACTGGATGCGCTCGACCGTTATCAGATCAACGCGCAGCTGCTGAACGCGCTGATTGACGAAGAGGACACCCAGCGGCTGTTCCATCACCATCGCGCGGCAGGCGTGCTGCCTTACGGCGCCTTCGGCGAGCTGTTCTGGCAAACGCAGCAGGAGGAGATGGCGCCGCTGGCGGAGCAGGTCAGGGAGCTGCGCGCCGAGAGCCGCAGCCTGGAGATCGATCTGACGATTGCCGGCGTCAGGCTCAACGGCTGGCTGCCGCAGGTGCAAGAGAGCGGGCTGCTGCGCTGGCGTCCGGGGGTGCTGAACTTTACCGACGGCCTGGCGCTCTGGCTGGAGCATCTCGCCTGGTGCGCCATGGGCGGCCAGGGGCAGAGCCGCATGCTGGGGCGCAAAGAGAGCCGCTGGTGCTTCGACGCCATCGACCCGGCGCAGGCGCAAAGCTGGCTTACCCGCTATGTTGAAGGCTATCGTGACGGCATCTGCTCGCCGCTGTTGCTGCTGCCGAAAACCGGCGGCGCCTGGCTGGAGGCGAGCTACGATGCCAAAAACGATATCATGCTGATGGATGAGGCGACCCAGGCGAAAGCGCGCGCGAAGCTGCTGACGGCCTGGCAGGGGAACTACCAGCTGGAGGGGGAAGGGAGCGATCCCTATCTGCAGCGGCTGTTCCGCACGCTGGAGGCGACGCACCTCGACATCATCTGCGCTGCCGCCGAGCAGTGGCTGCTGCCGCTGCTGCGCTTTAACCGCGACGATACGCAAAAGGACGAAGCGTAA
- a CDS encoding prepilin-type N-terminal cleavage/methylation domain-containing protein encodes MRAESGFSVVETLLALLLFAGSLTALLHYQQALTQGFYRQWQQREAWRVAALRLQGQESDGWSVTLQTLPSPEGCQLRQATVSRPALSAVTLSQLRCNE; translated from the coding sequence ATGCGCGCTGAGAGCGGGTTCAGCGTAGTCGAGACGCTGCTGGCGCTGCTGCTGTTCGCCGGCAGTTTAACCGCGCTGTTGCACTATCAGCAGGCGTTGACCCAGGGCTTTTACCGTCAGTGGCAGCAGCGTGAGGCGTGGCGCGTCGCGGCGCTGCGCCTGCAGGGGCAGGAGAGCGACGGCTGGAGCGTCACGCTGCAAACGCTGCCAAGCCCGGAGGGCTGCCAGCTGCGGCAGGCGACGGTTTCGCGCCCCGCGCTGTCGGCCGTAACGCTGAGCCAGCTGCGCTGTAATGAGTGA
- a CDS encoding DUF2509 family protein, with amino-acid sequence MAMAMVLLVLLLGSALLNATQRQLGASLALLADERRYLIDYHQALSALAWGERLRWPQQEGWRCQQQGRFGWRACLLPLDNDDALLRGATLADADALALWRWMRRGEDERWQPLPHGWLDFCPLSPPAACSPDAR; translated from the coding sequence ATGGCAATGGCGATGGTATTGCTGGTGCTGCTGCTGGGCTCGGCGCTACTGAATGCGACGCAGCGGCAGCTCGGCGCGTCGCTGGCGTTGCTGGCCGACGAGCGCCGCTATCTGATCGATTACCATCAGGCGCTCTCGGCACTCGCCTGGGGCGAACGCCTGCGCTGGCCGCAGCAGGAAGGGTGGCGCTGCCAGCAGCAGGGGCGCTTCGGCTGGCGCGCCTGTTTGCTGCCGCTGGATAACGACGACGCGCTGCTGCGCGGCGCCACGCTGGCGGATGCCGACGCGCTGGCGCTGTGGCGCTGGATGCGGCGGGGAGAGGATGAACGCTGGCAGCCGTTGCCGCACGGCTGGCTCGACTTCTGTCCGCTGTCGCCTCCTGCGGCCTGTTCCCCCGATGCGCGCTGA
- a CDS encoding prepilin peptidase-dependent protein — MPVKNGGFTLMEMLVAMALSGILMLGALRLLPQLQRQTLQLHSQTRLQDDLQLMLNTLEKAIRRAGYCRGDCEGASLTLRQGCLLTRWDENGNGRWEGPNREESEWYGYRLRDRRLEMLRGAESCEGGGWESLSDPAALTVNALDMTRRGTQVMLTLRGTSVLFPAASVTLRSVVEAWNQR, encoded by the coding sequence ATGCCCGTAAAAAACGGCGGCTTTACCCTGATGGAGATGCTGGTGGCCATGGCGCTGAGCGGCATCCTGATGCTGGGCGCGCTGCGCCTGCTGCCGCAGCTGCAACGGCAAACGTTGCAGCTACACAGTCAGACGCGGCTGCAGGACGATCTTCAGCTAATGCTGAACACGCTGGAAAAAGCGATCCGCCGCGCCGGTTACTGCCGGGGCGACTGCGAAGGCGCGTCGCTGACGCTGCGTCAGGGGTGCCTGCTGACGCGATGGGATGAAAATGGCAACGGCCGCTGGGAAGGGCCGAATCGGGAGGAGAGCGAATGGTACGGATACCGGCTGCGCGATCGCCGGCTGGAGATGTTGCGCGGCGCAGAGAGCTGCGAGGGCGGCGGTTGGGAGAGCCTTTCCGATCCGGCGGCGCTGACGGTCAACGCGCTGGACATGACGCGCCGCGGCACGCAGGTGATGTTGACACTGCGGGGCACCTCGGTACTTTTTCCCGCCGCGTCGGTAACGCTGCGCAGCGTCGTCGAGGCCTGGAACCAGCGCTGA